Proteins encoded together in one Candidatus Zixiibacteriota bacterium window:
- a CDS encoding cell division protein FtsQ/DivIB translates to MTFRVRKPFFILLLLTITMVGTVAYAYYTGFFILKTVTIEPPEYQASLEKIPLRAGQNLLSLPVDESLTFLCDGRKVSRVEMKYQLPGAVKIEIKNAVPTVLAFGDDRKALLGIDHRGRVIPYAREESLMSFPLVTGLKNLRLYETVSDSNFTILLEQLIELRAQGNELYENISTIHLSPADSVVVYIDGLPFPVITYPGRLAKALARLPHFLSLAQKELKEIIYIDLRSQEQIIAKRKECPKQKS, encoded by the coding sequence ATGACCTTCCGAGTCCGCAAGCCGTTCTTCATTCTCCTGCTACTGACGATTACTATGGTCGGGACGGTGGCGTATGCCTATTATACCGGATTTTTTATTCTGAAGACGGTTACTATTGAACCTCCCGAATATCAGGCTTCGCTGGAGAAGATTCCCCTTCGCGCGGGACAGAACCTTCTCTCTCTGCCCGTTGATGAATCCCTTACTTTTCTATGCGACGGGCGCAAAGTCAGCCGGGTAGAAATGAAATACCAATTGCCCGGGGCGGTGAAAATTGAAATTAAAAATGCTGTCCCCACGGTGCTGGCTTTCGGCGACGACCGGAAGGCGCTTCTGGGAATCGACCATAGAGGCCGGGTCATCCCCTATGCAAGGGAGGAAAGCCTGATGTCATTCCCGCTGGTAACGGGATTGAAGAATCTCAGACTTTACGAAACGGTCAGCGACAGCAATTTCACAATTCTTCTGGAGCAGCTTATTGAATTGCGGGCGCAGGGGAATGAGTTGTATGAAAATATTTCGACCATCCATCTGTCGCCGGCGGATTCTGTAGTGGTTTATATCGACGGGTTGCCGTTTCCGGTGATTACCTATCCGGGACGATTGGCAAAAGCGCTGGCGAGGCTGCCGCATTTCCTCTCCCTGGCGCAAAAGGAATTAAAGGAGATAATATATATCGACCTGCGTTCGCAGGAACAAATCATAGCCAAGAGAAAAGAATGTCCGAAACAAAAATCATAA
- the ftsA gene encoding cell division protein FtsA yields the protein MSETKIITGLDIGTTRIRALIAESDERGMPVFLGYGATAAEGLRRGVVVNMEKTVQSVSKAVEDAELMAGARVESAVAGIAGDHIKSINSQGVIAVSRSDNEIKESDVKKAIEAASAVAIPADREIIHVLPQQYTIDEQSGIKNPIGMNGVRLEVDVHIVTAAVTSAKNIFRSLERCEIKVDHLVLQSLASSHAVIGSAEQEMGVILIDIGGDITDIAVFYDGSIRHSGVVPLGGKIVTNDITIGLRTAVEQAERLKLVYGAALTSLVDPEEMMEVSGITGRAPRSISRNVLASIIEPRMEEILSLAAREIKKSNPPESLAAGIVLTGGGALLPGTVELAEQIFDMPAKLGVPSGIEGLPENIATPEFSTAVGLVMYGFKHGDGHDAGGGKLRGFFKKIENWFTGNF from the coding sequence ATGTCCGAAACAAAAATCATAACCGGTCTTGATATCGGTACGACCAGAATCCGCGCTTTGATAGCGGAGAGCGACGAACGCGGCATGCCGGTGTTTCTTGGGTATGGCGCGACGGCGGCGGAGGGATTGCGGCGGGGTGTGGTGGTCAATATGGAAAAGACGGTGCAATCGGTATCGAAGGCGGTAGAAGATGCCGAGCTGATGGCCGGCGCCCGGGTGGAATCGGCAGTCGCCGGAATAGCCGGCGACCATATTAAATCTATCAACAGCCAGGGAGTTATTGCCGTCTCCCGCTCCGATAATGAAATCAAGGAGAGCGATGTCAAGAAAGCGATCGAGGCGGCAAGCGCGGTTGCCATTCCGGCCGACCGGGAAATAATTCATGTTCTTCCCCAGCAGTACACAATCGATGAGCAGAGCGGCATAAAAAATCCGATAGGGATGAACGGTGTTCGCCTGGAAGTTGATGTGCATATCGTCACGGCCGCCGTCACATCGGCAAAAAATATTTTCCGTTCCCTGGAGCGATGCGAAATAAAGGTTGACCATCTGGTGCTGCAATCGCTGGCGTCGTCGCATGCCGTAATCGGAAGCGCCGAGCAGGAGATGGGGGTGATTCTGATTGATATCGGCGGCGACATAACCGATATCGCGGTTTTCTATGACGGCTCCATTCGTCATTCGGGTGTGGTTCCTCTGGGTGGGAAGATTGTCACCAACGATATAACTATTGGACTGCGCACCGCGGTGGAGCAGGCGGAAAGACTGAAACTGGTGTACGGAGCGGCATTGACCTCGCTGGTTGACCCGGAAGAGATGATGGAAGTCTCCGGAATTACCGGGCGGGCGCCGCGTAGTATCTCGCGCAATGTTCTGGCGTCTATAATCGAGCCGCGGATGGAGGAGATTCTCTCCCTGGCGGCGCGGGAAATCAAGAAATCAAATCCGCCGGAATCGTTAGCGGCCGGGATTGTACTGACCGGCGGCGGCGCGCTGCTTCCCGGCACGGTGGAACTGGCCGAGCAGATTTTTGATATGCCGGCAAAACTGGGGGTTCCCAGCGGAATTGAAGGTTTGCCGGAAAATATCGCCACTCCGGAATTCTCGACAGCGGTCGGGCTGGTGATGTATGGCTTCAAGCATGGCGACGGGCATGACGCCGGAGGGGGCAAGTTGCGCGGTTTCTTCAAAAAGATAGAAAATTGGTTTACTGGAAATTTTTGA